The Tolypothrix sp. PCC 7712 region AGAAACTGTTGAGGAAGTATCTAGTAACGATCAAGAAACTGTAGAGACTTCTATAGAAGAAATTGCTGCAACGCCAGATGTTGCTAGTCCAGAAGAATTAACAGTGAGTGCGGTAGAAACAACAACCACCGAAGAATCTGTTACTACCCCAGAAACAGCACAACCAGCAGCAAACTTATCCTTCTTAGAACGGGCGGCGGCGGAACGACAAGCAAAGCAGGAAAGATTAATCGCCAGCGCGATTGAGGTACCAGAACCGGAGATAGTACAGCCAGCGGCGACAACATCAACAACCCCCACTTCCGAAACAACATCAGAAATTCCCGGACTGGAATTTGATGAAGGTTTTGTCTGGTCAGCAGAAATCTTAGCAGCTCAAGGTAGACGGGCAGAAGATATTTCCCTAGAAGAAATTACCTGGCTGAAAAAGTTACGCCAAGGATTAGATAAAACCCGACGCAATATTTTAAACCAACTGAAGGCGATCGTTGGTCAAGGGCCTCTGAACCAAGCAGCTGTAGGGGAAATTGAAGCATTACTCCTGCAAGCTGATGTGGGTGTAGAAGCGACAGATTTAATTATCAGTGCGCTACAGAAAAAATTACGCGAAGAAGTGACACCCCCAGAACAAGCGATCGCTTATCTGAAGCAAATTATCCGGGATATGTTAGATAATCCCGTCCAGAAAAACTACAAACCCAGCTTTGCGCCAGAAAAAGACACCTTAAATATTTGGTTAATTACAGGTGTGAATGGTGCCGGTAAAACTACGACTATTGGTAAAATTGCCCACCTCGCCCAAAAATCTGGTTATAAATGCTTAATTGGTGCTGCTGATACCTTCCGGGCTGCGGCTGTAGAACAGGTAAAGGTTTGGGGAACCAGAAGCGGCGTAGAAGTGATTTCCAACCCAGGGAAAAATACAGATCCAGCCGCCGTGGTGTTTGATGCGATCGCCTCTGCCCAAGCGAGGGACACTGAATTACTGCTGGTTGATACCGCCGGGCGATTGCAAAATAAGAAGAATTTAATGGATGAACTCAGTAAAATTCGCCGCATTATCGACAAAAAAGCCCCTAATGCCAAAGTCGAATCACTGTTAGTTCTTGACTCTACTTTAGGTCAAAATGGCTTGCGGCAAGCTGAGGTCTTCTCCCAAGCAGCCCAACTTAGTGGTGTGGTGTTAACCAAACTGGATGGTACTGCAAAAGGCGGCGTGGCGCTGGCTGTGGTGCAGCAGTTGGGTTTACCCATTCGCTTTATTGGTGCTGGGGAAGGTATTGAAGACTTACGTCCCTTTTCTAGCTACGAGTTTGTCGAAGCACTCCTGGATGGCTGATTGATCATATGTCAGTTAGGATTTCTCTTGAGAAACTCATACAGCGTATTTCAGATGCATGAAGTACAAAGGTAGGGGCACAAAATTTTGTGCCCCTATATATTCAGGAATTAATTCTCAGTCCGAACAAATTCTGATCTACTGCGTAAATATGAAAAAATTGTTTTTTCCCACATTTGTGTAACCTTTGCTAGAATTCTACTCTAATGCTGCGTTTTGAACTTCCTCACGATGAAGTTACTAGTAGCATGACGATAGTCACTTGCCGCAGAGAAAACTCTGTTACCTTTTCAAGAGGTGACAGGCTGTCTATCCTTTAGGTTAGCTTCCAACCTAATTACAGTCTGACAAGTTTTCCTGACTTTTACAGGTGCTTGAAAAAAAGTTTTAGGGTATTAGGGTGTAGAGGTTTTGAAATTTTAATATTGAGATATCCTTAAACCCTCACCAGCAGAAAGTTTCGGGCATTTCTGTGCAAAGTTAGGCTCGTTTTTAGGCAAAGT contains the following coding sequences:
- the ftsY gene encoding signal recognition particle-docking protein FtsY; the encoded protein is MVFNWFRRQHNDSSDVPSQQQQEETPAVLEPQPEPAETSTTPDTAADLLAFAKAAYKNIQQKQQSPEAETASAAEAEVETAPAAVAETAAGELDATASETITEEPGAVAETTQPLETVEEVSSNDQETVETSIEEIAATPDVASPEELTVSAVETTTTEESVTTPETAQPAANLSFLERAAAERQAKQERLIASAIEVPEPEIVQPAATTSTTPTSETTSEIPGLEFDEGFVWSAEILAAQGRRAEDISLEEITWLKKLRQGLDKTRRNILNQLKAIVGQGPLNQAAVGEIEALLLQADVGVEATDLIISALQKKLREEVTPPEQAIAYLKQIIRDMLDNPVQKNYKPSFAPEKDTLNIWLITGVNGAGKTTTIGKIAHLAQKSGYKCLIGAADTFRAAAVEQVKVWGTRSGVEVISNPGKNTDPAAVVFDAIASAQARDTELLLVDTAGRLQNKKNLMDELSKIRRIIDKKAPNAKVESLLVLDSTLGQNGLRQAEVFSQAAQLSGVVLTKLDGTAKGGVALAVVQQLGLPIRFIGAGEGIEDLRPFSSYEFVEALLDG